GGATCTCGTCGACCGGGTTCGGGCGGGGTTGATGCTGTCGGAAGACGGCTACCCGTCGCTGGCGCGGCTCGCATCGTCGCTGTTCCTGTCGGAGCGCACGTTGAAGCGCCGGCTGCGGGAGCACGGCACGTCGTATCGGGAAATGCTGGAGAAGGCGCGATATCGCGATGCGTGCGCGCTGCTGCGGGAAACCGACCTGAGCCTGGCCGATGTTTCCGCGAAGCTCGGGTATCAGAATCCGCCGACGTTTACGCGAGCGTTTCGCCGCTGGTCGGGCATCGCGCCGAGCCGTTATCGCGACACGCTCTGAGCGTGCGGGGCGCGGGCGGGGCAGGAGGGTGGACGGCGCGTCGCGCGCGGCCGCCGACGTCGCCGTCGTGCGTTCGAACGTGAGCGCGTTCGTCAGTACCGCGAAATCTGATTGCCGTCGATCCGCACGCGATCGCCCGGACGCAAATCGCCCGGCGTCTGCAGGTCGAACGAGCGCATCGAGCCGTCGCTCAGCTGCACGTCGACGCGATACGCGCTCGGCTGCGCGCCCATCTGCTGGCCGATCTGGTTGCCCGCGACCGCGCCGCCGAGCGCGCCGATGACCGTCGCGGCGTCGCGGCCGTGACCGCGGCCGATCTGGTTGCCGAGCACGCCGCCGACGAGCGCGCCGACGACCGTGCCCGCGACGCCCGACGGGCCCGTCGCGCCGCCGATCGGGCGGACGCCGGCGATCGTGCCGTACTGGGTCGAGTAGCCGGACTGATATCCCGGCTGATATCCCGATTGATAGCCGGGCTGCGCGTAGCCTTGCTGCGGATACCCGGGCTGCGAGTAGTCGGGCTGCGCATACGACGGCTGCGAGTAGGCCGGCTGAGCGTACGACGGCTGCGCATAGGCGGGCGAGCCGTACTGCGGCTGCGAACCATACGGTCCGTACGCATTCGGCGCGACGCATGCGCTCAGCGACAGCGCGGCCGTCGCGGCGAGCGAAACGAGCAGGGTGGTCTTCGTGAAAGCCGGGCGCTTCGTTGTCGTTGTTTGGATGGGCTTCGTGTTCATGGTAGCGGGTGGTTGCTATTGCACGCCGGCAGTATAGGGAATGCCGTCATCGTTGGATGAGCGCCGCGGGTAACAGTGTGTAAAGTCTGTTGCCGCGCGGCCGGCGCGTGCGGAAACGGCTTGCGCGCGGTGCGTCCTGTAACGGCGAAAGCGATCCGTCCGACGAAAGGCGGGCGTGCCGGACGACGCGTCGTGAACGATCCGACGACTCGCGCCCGCCTGCGTCACCCGACGAACTTCCGAAACGAAAACGCCCCCAGCGCGTCGCGCACCTCGTCGAGCGTGCGCTGCGTGACGTCGTTCGCGCGCGCGGTGCCGTCCTTCAGCACGTCGACGACATAGCCCGGCTCGCGCGCGAGCTGCGCGCGCCGCTCGCGGATCGGCGCGATCAGCGCCTGCAGCTTGTCTTCGAGCCGGCGCTTGAGCGTCATGTCGCCGAGCCCGCCCGCGCGATACGCGGCCTTCAGCCGCTCGACTTCGCCCGGCTCGTCGTCGAACGCGTCGAGATACGTGAACACGACGTTGCCTTCGACCGTGCCCGGATCGGACACGCGCAGATGATTCGGATCGGTGTACATCCGCTTGACCGCATCGGTGATCGCGTCGGGCGACGACGACAGCGGAATCGCGTTGCCCTGCGACTTGCTCATCTTCGTCTTGCCGTCGACGCCCGGCAGCCGCCCCGTCGTCGGGATCAGCGCGTTCGCCTCGGGCAGCACGTCGACGCCCGCCTGCCGGTTGATGCGCCGGACGATCTCGTTCGTCTGCTCGATGAGCGGCAGTTGATCGTCGCCGACGGGCACCGTATCGGCCTTGAACGCGGTGATGTCGGCCGCCTGCGCGACCGGGTAGCAGAGGAAGCCCGCCGGGATGTCGCGGCCGAAGCCGCGCGCGTGGATCTCGTCCTTGATCGTCGGATTGCGCTCGAGGCGCGCGACGGTGACGAAGTTCAGATAGAAGAGCGTGAGCTCGGCGAGCGCGGGCAGGCCCGACTGCACCGCGATCGTGCTCCGGCGCGGATCGATGCCGACCGCCAGATAGTCGAGCGCGACTTCGATCACGTTGCGGCGGACCTTGTCCGGATCGTGTGCGTTGTCGGTCAGCGCCTGCGTGTCGGCGACGAGGATGAACTGCCGGTGCGTGTCCTGCAGCGCAATGCGCGTCTTCAGCGAGCCGATGTAATGGCCGAGGTGCAGCGCGCCGGTCGGGCGATCGCCGGTCAATGCGATCGGCGATCGGGAAGGATTCGAGGTGTCGTCGTGCATGAACGGTTTCTCCGGGAAAACCGCCGCAGTCCGAGCCGGGTTGGGGGCGCGATCGACGCAATGCCGGCCGGATGCGGCGGCATGGTCGTGATCGGGATGTGACTATGCCGCTTCGTCAGAAGCGGCGCCAGAAGTGCGAGAGGGGAAGGTATTGCGTCGACATGCGGCAAGGGTCGCATATTTTCGGCTTTTTCGCCATGCGAGGCGGTGTCGCAACGCGTCGTGCATAGCGGTCGACGATGCGCTCGGCGGCACCGCGGGGCGCGACGATGCTGCTGCGTCGGGTTCCTGCCGAAGTCGAGGTCGGATCCGAAGTCGAGGTCGGAGCCGGAGCCGAGGTCGAAGTCGAGGTCGAAGTCGAGGTCGAAGTCGAAGTCGAAGTCGAAGTCGAAGTCGAAGTCGAAGTCGAAGTCGAAGTCGAAGTCGAAGTCGAAGTCGAAGTCGAAGTCGAAGTCGAAGTCGAAGTCGAAGTCGAAGTCGAAGTCGAAGTCGAAGTCGAAGTCGAAGTCGAAGTCGAAGTCGAAGCCGAAGCCGAGGTCGAAGCCGAAGCCGAGGTCGAAGCCAACGCCAACGCCAACGCCAACGCCAACGCCAACGCGCCGTGCCGCGCCGACGTCGAATAAAGTTCAGACGCCTCGCTGATCCACCGCGAACCGCTCGCGATACGCCTGCGGCGTCACGCCGAGCACCCGCAGGAAGCTGCGGCGCATCGTCTCCTCGGTGCCGAATCCGCAGCGCGCGGCGATTCGCTTGATCGGCAGCGGCGCGTCGGCGAGCAGGCTGCGCGCGGCCTCGACGCGCATCTGCTCGATCGCCCGCGCGGGCGTCTTGCCGGTCGTCTCGCGGTAGCGGCGCATGAAGCTGCGCTCGCTCATCCCCGTGCGCGCGGCGAGCGCCGCGACCGACAGATCCGCGCCCAGGTTCGCGGCCGCCCATGCGTGCAGTTCGCTGAAGCGGCCGCCCTCATGCTGCAGCGACAGCGCGGTGCTGAACTGCGCCTGGCCGCCCGGCCGCTTCAGGAACACGACGAGATGCCGCGCGACGTCGAGCGCGAGCGCGCGGCCGAGATCGTCTTCAACGAGCGCGAGCGCGAGATCGATGCCGGCCGTGACGCCCGCCGACGTCCACACGTCGCCGTCGCGTATGAAAATGGGATCTGGATCGACGCGCACGTCGGGGTAGCGCTGCGCGAGCTCTTCGCAGCGCGACCAGTGCGTGACGACGCGGCGGCCGTCGAGCAGCCCCGCCGCCGCCAGCACGAACGCGCCCGAGCACACCGACGCGATGCGCCGCGTCTGCGCCGCGCGGCGGCGCACCCAGTCGACGAGCCGCGGGTCGCGCGCGGCGTCGTAGACGCCCCAGCCGCCCGCGACGATCAGCGTATCGGACGGCTCGCGCGCGGCGGGCAGCGGCGCGGCGACGAACGCGAGCCCGGCCGACGACATGACGGGCGACGCGTGCGCGGCGACGACGCGCGGCGCATACGGGGTCGCGAGGCCGCGCCGCGCGGCGAAGTCGTTCGCAGTCGAGAACACCTGCAGCGGCCCGGTGACGTCGAGCAACTGCACGTCGTCGAACGCGAGCACGTGCACGGCGCGGCGCGCGGCGGTGGCGGCAGGTGCGGCTGGCAGGAATCGTGGGGACTTTGGCATATCCGCCATACGGTACTTGCGTACAGTCGATTTGTCCACGGCGCCGGCGCGGGCGGGCGGCCGGCGTGACGGCATGCAAAAAGGAGGAGGATCGGAATGGCTATCGAAGTGGGATTACTGTTGTTTCCGCAAGTGCAGCAACTCGATCTGACGGGGCCGCACGACGTGTTCGCGTCGCTGCCCGGCGTCACGGTGCGGCTCGTCTGGAAGACGCGCGAGCCGGTGGCCGCGAGCAGCGGGCTCGTGCTCGCGCCCAACGCGACGTTCGACGACTGTCCGCCGCTCGACGTGATCTGCGTGCCGGGCGGCATGGGCGTCGCCGATCTGATGGAGGATTCGGACACGCTCGCGTTCATCCGCCGGCACGCGGCGCAAGCGCGTTACGTGACGTCGGTCTGCACGGGCGCGCTCGTGCTCGGCGCGGCGGGCCTGCTGCGCGGCCGGCGCGCGACGACGCACTGGGCGTTCCATTCACTGCTCGCGCCGCTCGGCGCGATTCCGGTGCGCGAGCGCGTCGTGCGCGACGGGAATCTCGTGACGGGCGGCGGCGTGACCGCGGGGATCGATTTCGCGCTGACGCTCGCGGCGGAGCTCGTCGGCGAGGACGACGCGCAGGCGGTGCAACTGCAGCTCGAATACGCGCCGGCGCCGCCGTTCGAATCGGGCGACCCGGACACCGCGCCGGCGCGGATCGTCGAGCGCGTGCGCGAGCGGTCGAAGCCGGTGCTCGCGCGGCGCGAGCAGGTGGTCGAGCGCGTCGCGGCGGCGCTGGAGCGGAGCAGGGCGGCGGAGTGATGCGGGTGGTTGGTTGACGGATACGGCGGGAATCGAAAGGGGGAAGAGAGGCGGCGCAGGCGGGCGCCGCCGGATCGCGGGCCCGCGCCCGCGCGGGCGGCGGCGGCTTCGAAGCGACGCCGCTCTTCGCGGCTCGGCTTGGTTCGCTGCGTTTCAACCCGGTCGCGTTTCGATCGTCGCGACTCTGTGCGTTGCCCGTGTGAGTCGAGCTGGAGCGACGCGATTGCGCATTATGTGTGCGCATCGCGTGTCGCGTGTCGCGCATCGCGCGAACGCGACGCCAAGCAACGCGCCCGCGCACCGCCGCACCGCCCGCATCGCGTCTTCGTCGCGACTGCCGCTACTTCTCGACGGCGACCGCCGAATCGTCGATCCGCCCGTCGCCGCCGTCGAACGCGCCGCGCGAGCGCCGCGCGTCGTGCCCGTCGAGCACGCCGGGCTTGTCGCGTTCGCCGCGTTCGTTGCGCTCGTCGCGTCCGTCATGCTCGTCGCGCAGCCAGTCGGAGACGTCGCCGCCCGTCTGCTCGATCAAGCCCTTCGCGAGCTCGAGCGCCTGCCGCTCGAACAGCCGCCGGTAGACGCCGCCTTCGAGCCGGATCAGCGCGTCGTGGCTGCCTTCCTCGATCACGCGCCCCTTGTCGAGCACGATCAGCCGGTCGAGCGCGCGCACCGTCGACAGCCGGTGCGCGACGACGAGCGTCGTGCGTCCGACCATCAGCCGTTCCATCGCCTGCTGGATCAGCACTTCGCTCTCGCTGTCGAGGCTCGACGTCGCTTCGTCGAGGATCAGCACCGGCGCGTCGGCGAGGAACGCGCGCGCGATCGCGACGCGCTGCCGCTCGCCGCCCGACAGCTTGATCCCGCGCTCGCCGACGAGTGTGTCGTAGCCCTGCGGCAGCGCGGTGATGAAGTCGTGCGCGCTCGCGAGCCGCGCGGCGCGCTCGATCTCGTCGCGCGTCGCGGTGGGCCGCGCGTACGCGATGTTCTCGGCGAGCGTCCGGTGGAACAGCAACGGCTCCTGCTGGACGATCGCGATCTGGCTGCGCAGCGAATCCTGCTTGACGTCGGCGATGTTCTGCCCGTCGATCGCGATGCGGCCGCCGTCGACGTCGTAGAGCCGCTGGATCAGCTTGATGA
This genomic stretch from Burkholderia oklahomensis C6786 harbors:
- a CDS encoding glycine zipper 2TM domain-containing protein; translated protein: MNTKPIQTTTTKRPAFTKTTLLVSLAATAALSLSACVAPNAYGPYGSQPQYGSPAYAQPSYAQPAYSQPSYAQPDYSQPGYPQQGYAQPGYQSGYQPGYQSGYSTQYGTIAGVRPIGGATGPSGVAGTVVGALVGGVLGNQIGRGHGRDAATVIGALGGAVAGNQIGQQMGAQPSAYRVDVQLSDGSMRSFDLQTPGDLRPGDRVRIDGNQISRY
- the trpS gene encoding tryptophan--tRNA ligase; its protein translation is MHDDTSNPSRSPIALTGDRPTGALHLGHYIGSLKTRIALQDTHRQFILVADTQALTDNAHDPDKVRRNVIEVALDYLAVGIDPRRSTIAVQSGLPALAELTLFYLNFVTVARLERNPTIKDEIHARGFGRDIPAGFLCYPVAQAADITAFKADTVPVGDDQLPLIEQTNEIVRRINRQAGVDVLPEANALIPTTGRLPGVDGKTKMSKSQGNAIPLSSSPDAITDAVKRMYTDPNHLRVSDPGTVEGNVVFTYLDAFDDEPGEVERLKAAYRAGGLGDMTLKRRLEDKLQALIAPIRERRAQLAREPGYVVDVLKDGTARANDVTQRTLDEVRDALGAFSFRKFVG
- a CDS encoding GlxA family transcriptional regulator, giving the protein MADMPKSPRFLPAAPAATAARRAVHVLAFDDVQLLDVTGPLQVFSTANDFAARRGLATPYAPRVVAAHASPVMSSAGLAFVAAPLPAAREPSDTLIVAGGWGVYDAARDPRLVDWVRRRAAQTRRIASVCSGAFVLAAAGLLDGRRVVTHWSRCEELAQRYPDVRVDPDPIFIRDGDVWTSAGVTAGIDLALALVEDDLGRALALDVARHLVVFLKRPGGQAQFSTALSLQHEGGRFSELHAWAAANLGADLSVAALAARTGMSERSFMRRYRETTGKTPARAIEQMRVEAARSLLADAPLPIKRIAARCGFGTEETMRRSFLRVLGVTPQAYRERFAVDQRGV
- a CDS encoding DJ-1/PfpI family protein; the encoded protein is MAIEVGLLLFPQVQQLDLTGPHDVFASLPGVTVRLVWKTREPVAASSGLVLAPNATFDDCPPLDVICVPGGMGVADLMEDSDTLAFIRRHAAQARYVTSVCTGALVLGAAGLLRGRRATTHWAFHSLLAPLGAIPVRERVVRDGNLVTGGGVTAGIDFALTLAAELVGEDDAQAVQLQLEYAPAPPFESGDPDTAPARIVERVRERSKPVLARREQVVERVAAALERSRAAE